A stretch of Geobacter sp. DNA encodes these proteins:
- a CDS encoding response regulator, whose translation MSDQVKILCVDDERNVLRALERIFLDDDYLILTAGSGQEGMDILEAEPDIQVVISDYRMPGMNGVDFLREVYSRHPDTIRIVLSGYADTASVVAAINEGQIYKFVPKPWNDDELRMTIAKAIETFTLHRKNLELTEELRRKNEELSSLNDSLERLVAERTLELILQNRALQHTRNILQHLPVGVLALVSDGIVVQVNLEAANILKSDSEEILGKKIETVLPPALCDFVATVLVQKNSCTTIDCNGESLCVKGTCMIEDEQEGLILCLNRECRK comes from the coding sequence ATGAGCGACCAAGTGAAGATTCTCTGCGTGGATGACGAACGGAACGTCCTGAGGGCGCTGGAAAGGATATTTCTGGACGACGACTATCTGATCCTGACCGCCGGCTCAGGCCAGGAAGGGATGGATATCCTCGAAGCAGAACCGGACATCCAGGTCGTCATCTCCGACTACCGGATGCCGGGCATGAACGGGGTCGATTTCCTGCGTGAGGTCTATTCTCGCCACCCTGACACCATCCGCATCGTTCTCTCCGGCTACGCAGACACTGCCTCAGTGGTTGCGGCAATTAATGAAGGGCAGATATACAAGTTTGTCCCCAAGCCATGGAACGACGATGAACTGCGCATGACCATCGCCAAGGCGATCGAAACCTTTACCCTGCACCGCAAGAACCTTGAGCTTACCGAAGAGTTGCGCAGAAAGAATGAAGAACTCTCCTCGCTCAACGACTCCCTGGAAAGGCTGGTCGCCGAACGGACTCTCGAACTGATCCTGCAGAACCGCGCGCTGCAGCACACCCGCAACATCCTTCAACACCTGCCGGTGGGTGTACTGGCGCTGGTCTCGGATGGCATCGTGGTGCAGGTCAATCTTGAGGCTGCAAACATCCTGAAATCCGATAGTGAAGAAATCCTCGGCAAAAAGATCGAAACGGTGCTGCCCCCCGCACTCTGTGATTTCGTTGCAACGGTACTCGTCCAAAAGAACAGCTGTACAACCATCGACTGCAACGGTGAATCACTCTGTGTCAAGGGAACCTGCATGATAGAAGACGAACAGGAGGGGCTCATCCTCTGCCTCAATCGGGAGTGCCGGAAATGA
- a CDS encoding PAS domain S-box protein, with product MRNARIRTKLTAVVSLLMIALMSILAIAGYAYFARVFKQESAKHHFAMLSLAAGELDAQLRRSQEILEMISQSLASVQLTDLPAVQGLLDSETDARTYFDGGFLLLDANGRIITESPVHPEHRGHDHLHRKFVQKTLETGKPVISEPYISEAPPYEPTITFTTPIRDRSGKLLGLLAGRHLLMRDNYLSELSRITIGKTGYLYLVDSNRVIVMHPVKKRVMEQVAPGMNKGLDRALQGFEGTLENVNSKGVPGITSFKRLGSAQWVIGSHYPLSEAYAPIDQARIIFILVVALVLGVMLLALWLTAWRISAPLITLAQHVRTLPSLENDQRSINLQTGDEIGELAEAFNDMVDQLAKRDTEIARNQNIYRIITKFTNEIALLISTTGEILYISPNCETMLGYREDEFLAEPQLLDQIVHPDDQQRWLDHRLNTTCKGDCHPLDLRLLPKTGGIIWVNHVCFEATNDQGEVIGIRGNFRDITRRIKLEHLLDEQVRFSENLLESTTTPLFVIDNHHRVIVWNRACADLTGKSSAEMIGTSHHWKAFYPEERPTVADLVLDGLEDVINSFYTTYETRHDLPGVLRAEGWYYGMNGKDRYLFFDAAPVHDASGKVVAAVETLHDITDRKRAEESLRLFSQAVEQSGSSIVITDPMGTIQYVNERFCEVTGYTREEAIGNNPRVLKSGEQPAELYSELWQTINAGHKWHGELHNKRKDGTLFWELVTISPIMDDSGIITHYLAVKEDITHRKEAERKLLKHQAELQLKHEQLSHLYTQVERGKREWEQTLDCIDDIVMLVGDDGIIRRCNQALLEFTNRDYQSVISSEWRELFTDVGLDVDLLIGKSGELYHQQSGRWFTVRIYPYAEDKGAVISLHDLTAIKLVSDELAKAYEELKTTHLQLLQQEKMASIGQLAAGVAHEINNPMGFISSNLGTMAKYSERLKGFIVTQDEALNSIGSPELTASLADARKRYKIDYLLEDIPKLIAESSDGAERVRTIVQNLKSFSRIDDAELKQVDINECLESTISIAWNELKYKVTLQKEYGELPLVSCYPQQLNQVFLNLLVNGAHAIEKQGEITVKTWLDGKHACVSISDTGCGIPEEIRSRIFEPFFTTKEVGKGTGLGLSISYEIIQRHNGTIEVASEVGTGTTFTVRLPVNGGKAS from the coding sequence ATGCGAAATGCGCGGATCAGAACCAAGCTGACGGCTGTCGTCTCCCTGCTGATGATTGCTCTCATGTCCATCCTTGCCATTGCCGGCTATGCCTACTTTGCCCGAGTATTCAAACAGGAGTCGGCAAAACACCACTTTGCCATGCTCAGCCTGGCTGCCGGCGAGCTCGATGCCCAGTTGCGCCGTAGCCAGGAAATCCTGGAGATGATCTCCCAAAGCCTTGCCTCGGTGCAACTGACCGATCTTCCCGCCGTGCAGGGCCTCCTGGACAGCGAAACCGATGCGAGGACCTACTTCGACGGCGGTTTTCTGCTTCTGGATGCCAATGGCCGGATTATCACCGAGAGCCCGGTTCATCCGGAACATCGGGGACATGACCATCTGCATCGAAAATTCGTGCAAAAGACCCTTGAAACAGGCAAACCAGTCATTTCCGAGCCGTACATCTCCGAAGCCCCCCCTTACGAGCCGACGATCACCTTTACGACGCCGATCCGCGACCGTTCGGGAAAGCTGTTGGGACTTCTTGCCGGACGTCACCTGCTCATGCGGGACAATTATCTCTCCGAGCTATCCCGGATTACCATCGGTAAGACCGGCTATCTGTATCTTGTCGACTCGAACAGGGTAATTGTCATGCACCCCGTCAAGAAACGGGTCATGGAACAGGTTGCCCCCGGCATGAACAAAGGGCTGGACCGTGCCCTCCAGGGGTTCGAGGGAACCCTGGAAAACGTCAATTCCAAGGGCGTGCCTGGCATCACCTCGTTCAAACGGCTGGGATCGGCCCAATGGGTCATTGGCAGTCACTATCCGCTCAGCGAGGCGTACGCCCCCATAGACCAGGCCCGTATCATTTTCATCCTGGTGGTAGCACTGGTACTCGGGGTGATGCTGCTGGCACTCTGGCTCACGGCGTGGCGTATTTCGGCTCCGCTGATAACACTGGCCCAGCATGTTCGCACCCTCCCCTCACTGGAAAACGATCAGCGCTCGATCAACCTGCAGACCGGAGACGAAATCGGGGAATTGGCTGAGGCATTCAACGACATGGTGGATCAGCTAGCCAAACGGGACACGGAGATCGCCCGCAACCAGAATATCTACCGGATCATCACCAAATTCACCAATGAAATAGCACTGTTGATAAGTACAACCGGCGAGATACTCTACATTTCACCTAACTGCGAGACCATGCTGGGATACCGTGAGGACGAGTTCCTCGCAGAACCGCAACTGCTTGACCAGATCGTTCATCCTGATGATCAGCAACGCTGGCTGGACCACCGCCTCAATACAACCTGTAAAGGCGACTGCCATCCGCTCGATCTCCGCCTGCTCCCCAAAACGGGAGGCATCATCTGGGTAAACCACGTCTGTTTCGAGGCGACCAACGACCAGGGGGAGGTCATCGGCATCAGGGGGAACTTCCGCGACATCACCCGTCGCATAAAGCTTGAACATCTCCTCGACGAACAGGTGCGGTTCAGTGAGAATCTTCTCGAAAGCACCACCACACCGCTCTTCGTCATAGACAACCACCACCGGGTCATCGTCTGGAATCGTGCCTGTGCTGATTTGACCGGAAAAAGTTCCGCCGAGATGATCGGCACTTCGCATCATTGGAAGGCATTTTACCCCGAAGAGCGTCCCACCGTGGCTGACCTGGTTCTCGACGGCCTGGAAGACGTGATCAACTCCTTTTATACCACTTATGAAACCCGGCACGACCTCCCTGGCGTTCTTCGGGCAGAGGGTTGGTATTACGGCATGAACGGGAAGGATCGCTACCTGTTCTTCGATGCCGCACCGGTCCATGATGCCAGCGGCAAGGTCGTTGCTGCCGTGGAGACACTGCACGACATCACCGACCGAAAACGGGCCGAGGAATCGCTCCGTCTCTTCTCCCAGGCAGTGGAACAGAGCGGCAGCAGCATCGTCATTACCGACCCGATGGGAACGATCCAGTATGTCAACGAAAGGTTCTGCGAAGTAACCGGTTATACGCGTGAAGAAGCCATAGGAAACAATCCTCGGGTGCTCAAGTCGGGAGAGCAACCGGCGGAACTCTATTCCGAACTCTGGCAAACCATCAATGCCGGTCACAAATGGCACGGCGAGCTGCATAACAAACGGAAAGACGGCACCCTGTTCTGGGAGCTGGTGACCATTTCACCTATTATGGACGACTCCGGCATCATCACCCATTACCTGGCAGTGAAAGAGGACATCACCCATCGCAAGGAGGCAGAACGGAAACTCCTCAAACACCAGGCAGAGCTCCAGTTGAAACACGAACAGCTTTCACATCTCTATACCCAGGTCGAGCGGGGCAAACGCGAATGGGAACAGACACTGGACTGCATCGACGACATTGTCATGCTTGTAGGAGATGATGGGATTATCAGGCGCTGCAATCAGGCGCTGTTGGAATTTACGAACCGCGATTACCAGTCGGTGATCAGCAGTGAGTGGCGCGAGCTCTTTACCGACGTCGGTCTCGATGTCGACCTGTTGATCGGGAAATCGGGAGAACTGTACCACCAGCAGTCAGGGCGCTGGTTCACCGTCAGGATTTACCCCTATGCAGAAGACAAGGGTGCCGTGATCTCGCTCCACGACCTGACCGCCATCAAGCTTGTTTCCGACGAACTGGCCAAGGCCTATGAGGAACTGAAAACCACCCATCTGCAGCTGCTGCAGCAGGAAAAGATGGCGTCCATCGGCCAACTGGCGGCCGGGGTGGCCCACGAGATCAACAACCCCATGGGTTTCATCTCCAGCAACCTGGGGACCATGGCCAAATACTCCGAACGGCTCAAAGGGTTCATTGTCACACAGGACGAGGCGCTCAACAGCATTGGTTCCCCAGAACTGACCGCTTCCCTGGCAGATGCCCGCAAACGGTACAAGATCGATTACCTGCTGGAGGACATCCCCAAGCTGATCGCCGAATCCAGCGACGGTGCCGAACGGGTCCGCACCATCGTTCAGAACCTGAAGAGCTTCTCGCGCATCGACGATGCCGAGTTAAAACAGGTAGATATCAACGAATGCCTGGAGAGCACCATCAGCATCGCCTGGAACGAGTTGAAATACAAGGTGACCCTGCAGAAGGAGTACGGCGAACTGCCTTTGGTGAGCTGCTATCCACAGCAACTCAACCAGGTCTTCCTGAATCTGTTGGTAAACGGAGCCCATGCCATCGAAAAACAGGGTGAAATCACCGTCAAGACCTGGCTGGACGGCAAGCATGCCTGCGTCTCCATCAGCGATACCGGCTGCGGGATTCCCGAAGAGATACGGTCCCGGATCTTCGAGCCATTCTTTACCACCAAGGAGGTGGGTAAAGGAACCGGACTCGGGCTTTCCATCAGTTATGAAATCATCCAGCGACACAACGGCACCATCGAGGTGGCGAGCGAGGTGGGCACAGGCACAACCTTCACCGTCAGGTTGCCGGTCAACGGAGGCAAAGCATCATGA
- the ptsP gene encoding phosphoenolpyruvate--protein phosphotransferase, whose translation MAHDHETIGLRTLEDISGLILHSHDLQETLDNIVNLVAKRTGSDVCSIYLLENDGETLTLQATKGLSKSSVGKITMKTSEGLTGLVIEQRGVVNIENAPGHPRFKYFRETREEKFASFLGLPLFERKTPVGVIVIQTREARVFTPHEISTLATIAYQISSIVINAKLLDSIRSKEEERAYFERELARAKQQGLFDADGQPLEQRKKGKHQSFSLTGSAASPGFCLGKLFIINQRGLKAGTLHTKILPRQEERKRFLVAIEKAKIQTLYMEKRVASNLSKEDAAIFHTHLMILEDRGFIGRVMEEIDSDCGAIQAVQKVVDHYVAVFGQMEDPYLRERSADMVDIGRRISDSLQGNGTTRSRLRDKRIIVAEDILPSDMATLNHEKILGIITEKGDVNSHAAIMARSLGIPAVLGIEGLLHKVGPRDEVIIDGTSGHIYVNAEKRVRTEYERLHNDFSQRQRELEELRDLPAITTDGFKVNLKANIGLLSDIRVALANGAEGVGLYRTEFPYMARKSFPNRNEQYSIYRKILEGFAGLPVNIRTLDIGGDKGLPYFAYPKEDNPFMGWRSIRVSLERQDIFREQLAAVLMASVHGNVSLMFPMISGVDEVRQVKDILAQVRADLDREGCPIAPELRLGIMIEIPAAVQIAHILIKEVDYFSIGTNDLIQYTLAADRNNPKVKQYYDAYHPAVLHSIKRIADVAASEGKPVSLCGEMAATPLSAIILLGLGISDFSLSAPAIPVVKQALRSVSFATARTIASDILFMESASSIKSYLEEVRNELRL comes from the coding sequence ATGGCGCACGATCACGAAACCATTGGCCTGCGTACGCTTGAGGACATCAGCGGGCTGATTCTCCACTCACACGATCTGCAGGAAACCCTGGACAACATCGTCAACCTGGTGGCAAAACGGACTGGTTCAGATGTCTGTTCTATCTATCTCCTGGAAAACGATGGCGAAACCCTCACCCTCCAGGCCACCAAGGGGCTGTCAAAAAGTTCGGTCGGCAAGATCACCATGAAGACCTCAGAAGGGCTCACCGGCCTCGTCATCGAACAACGGGGCGTGGTGAACATAGAGAACGCTCCGGGACATCCGCGCTTTAAATACTTCCGGGAGACCCGTGAAGAAAAATTTGCCTCTTTTCTCGGCCTGCCGCTCTTCGAGCGAAAGACCCCGGTCGGCGTCATTGTCATCCAGACCAGAGAAGCACGGGTCTTCACCCCCCATGAAATAAGTACCCTGGCCACCATTGCCTACCAGATCTCCAGCATCGTCATCAATGCAAAGCTGCTCGACTCGATCCGTAGCAAAGAAGAAGAGCGAGCCTACTTCGAACGCGAACTGGCCAGGGCAAAGCAGCAGGGGCTCTTCGACGCAGACGGGCAACCTCTGGAACAGAGGAAAAAAGGGAAGCATCAATCATTCTCTTTGACCGGTTCCGCTGCTTCGCCCGGATTCTGCCTGGGAAAGCTGTTCATCATCAACCAGCGCGGCCTGAAGGCCGGCACGCTGCATACCAAGATCCTCCCCCGCCAGGAGGAACGCAAACGGTTTCTGGTAGCCATCGAAAAGGCGAAGATCCAGACCCTGTACATGGAAAAGCGAGTTGCCTCCAACCTCTCAAAAGAGGATGCAGCCATCTTTCACACCCACCTCATGATCCTTGAAGATCGTGGGTTCATCGGCCGGGTCATGGAGGAAATCGACAGCGATTGCGGGGCCATACAAGCAGTGCAGAAGGTAGTGGACCACTATGTCGCGGTCTTTGGCCAGATGGAGGACCCGTATCTGCGCGAACGGTCGGCTGACATGGTGGATATCGGGCGGAGGATCTCCGATTCCCTGCAAGGGAACGGCACGACCAGGTCCCGTCTCCGCGACAAGAGGATCATCGTTGCCGAAGATATCCTGCCGTCCGACATGGCAACGCTCAACCACGAAAAGATACTCGGAATTATCACCGAAAAAGGGGACGTGAACTCGCATGCCGCGATCATGGCCCGTTCGCTCGGTATCCCCGCCGTGCTCGGGATCGAAGGGTTGTTGCACAAGGTGGGCCCTCGCGACGAGGTGATCATCGACGGCACTTCGGGGCACATCTACGTCAATGCCGAAAAAAGGGTCCGGACCGAATACGAGCGGCTGCACAACGATTTCAGCCAGCGACAACGGGAACTGGAAGAGTTGCGCGACCTGCCCGCCATCACCACTGACGGATTCAAGGTGAATCTCAAGGCCAATATCGGCCTACTGTCGGACATTCGGGTCGCTCTTGCCAACGGTGCCGAAGGCGTTGGCCTCTACCGGACCGAATTCCCCTACATGGCGCGCAAATCATTCCCCAACCGCAATGAGCAGTACTCGATCTACCGCAAGATACTGGAAGGATTTGCCGGGCTGCCGGTAAACATCCGGACGCTCGACATCGGCGGCGACAAAGGGCTCCCCTATTTTGCCTACCCCAAGGAAGACAATCCCTTCATGGGTTGGCGCTCCATCAGGGTCTCCCTGGAACGCCAGGACATCTTCCGCGAACAGCTCGCAGCGGTGCTGATGGCCTCGGTGCACGGCAATGTAAGCCTGATGTTCCCCATGATCTCGGGGGTCGACGAGGTCCGCCAGGTCAAGGATATCCTTGCCCAGGTGCGTGCCGACCTCGACCGGGAAGGGTGCCCCATCGCTCCGGAGCTGCGGCTCGGGATCATGATCGAAATCCCCGCCGCAGTGCAGATCGCCCACATCCTCATCAAAGAAGTGGATTACTTCAGCATCGGCACTAACGACCTCATCCAGTACACCCTTGCCGCCGACCGCAACAACCCCAAGGTAAAGCAATACTACGATGCCTACCATCCGGCAGTGCTGCATTCCATCAAGCGGATCGCCGATGTCGCTGCCAGCGAGGGGAAACCGGTCTCCCTCTGTGGCGAGATGGCCGCAACTCCCCTCAGTGCCATCATCCTGCTCGGGTTGGGGATCAGCGACTTCAGCCTCTCTGCGCCCGCTATCCCGGTGGTCAAGCAGGCACTCCGCTCCGTCTCGTTCGCCACAGCCCGTACCATAGCCTCGGACATCCTGTTCATGGAGAGCGCAAGCAGTATCAAAAGCTACCTGGAAGAGGTCAGAAACGAATTACGGCTCTGA
- a CDS encoding tetratricopeptide repeat protein, whose protein sequence is MSTSFEEHLAKGISLAEVGNHEAAAEVFSHCTELAPSRPEGFFYLGEALTGLGKLPEAVVAYEKGLALAPEDSDALLSLGDIYFERGDHKEALKLYRKVSELDPHNADAFVSIGLVHANQERAEEAIAAYQTALGIDPENVFAYNALGDAWYGLGEREKAIAAFQKGIELDPDDAAAHFNLGELYYDLEEFEQAEKECLESVRLDPEFTLSYLTLGSLCMDEERVGDAIRYLELYLRYETSPQAAEMVTEVRAVLDGLKAEAAGS, encoded by the coding sequence ATGAGCACTTCATTCGAAGAGCATCTGGCAAAGGGGATCTCGCTGGCCGAGGTGGGCAACCATGAAGCAGCCGCGGAGGTCTTCAGTCACTGCACCGAACTGGCGCCGAGCCGTCCGGAAGGATTTTTCTATCTCGGCGAGGCACTTACCGGTTTGGGCAAGCTCCCCGAAGCCGTTGTCGCCTATGAAAAGGGGCTTGCCCTGGCGCCTGAAGACAGCGATGCCCTCTTGTCGCTCGGGGATATCTACTTCGAGCGTGGCGATCACAAGGAGGCTCTGAAACTCTACCGAAAGGTTTCCGAACTCGATCCGCACAATGCTGACGCCTTTGTCAGCATCGGTCTGGTCCATGCCAATCAGGAGCGTGCCGAAGAGGCGATTGCTGCCTATCAGACCGCGCTCGGTATCGATCCCGAGAATGTCTTTGCCTACAATGCGCTTGGTGATGCCTGGTACGGTCTGGGTGAGCGTGAAAAGGCCATTGCCGCCTTCCAGAAAGGTATCGAATTGGACCCGGATGATGCCGCGGCTCACTTCAACCTGGGAGAGCTCTACTACGACCTGGAAGAGTTCGAGCAGGCTGAAAAGGAGTGTCTGGAGTCGGTGCGGCTCGATCCCGAATTTACCCTCTCATATCTTACTCTTGGCAGCCTGTGCATGGACGAGGAGCGGGTAGGCGACGCCATTCGTTACCTGGAGCTTTATCTCCGCTATGAGACATCGCCCCAGGCTGCGGAGATGGTCACCGAGGTAAGGGCGGTTCTGGATGGGCTCAAGGCGGAGGCTGCCGGTTCCTGA
- a CDS encoding SidA/IucD/PvdA family monooxygenase — protein sequence MRTIYDVVIIGGGPAGIATAYLCQKHGLTYLLLESGKSIFQGIANTYPAGKNVYPSKPKEAPEPFLVEELRPPDKPVTVEKYIQYVQHFAQHENLRVEVDTQFEDVREERDILVIHTSKGLFRARKVVLAFGSSIPKELSVYGDAKMVAKTVEDPTKYVGVRTLVIGGGNTAADVIISILKEKRQLNDNQPVYWAHISEKFDVNKETAQRLGEEILLGGNIRLLPGATPRIGEVDDEGVDRLVIRINEFKQPDGIEIYHAMSFPMKHVIACIGSQGPIPIFDKLGVQTIACAEGVCQIAKEGDRLVLLTAEFESTRKGVYVIGGAISPSYMKISSGSIQEERHPNLIYTALNDAYHVTEAIRKKLGRSEAGTKP from the coding sequence ATGCGCACCATCTACGATGTCGTGATCATCGGCGGCGGACCGGCCGGTATCGCCACCGCGTATCTCTGCCAGAAGCACGGGCTTACGTATCTATTGCTGGAATCGGGCAAAAGCATTTTCCAGGGGATCGCCAACACCTATCCGGCAGGCAAGAACGTATACCCCTCTAAACCGAAGGAGGCCCCGGAACCATTCCTGGTGGAAGAGCTGCGCCCTCCTGACAAACCGGTAACCGTGGAGAAGTACATCCAGTACGTGCAGCACTTTGCCCAGCATGAAAACCTGCGGGTCGAAGTCGATACCCAGTTCGAGGACGTCCGCGAAGAACGCGACATCCTCGTCATCCACACATCCAAGGGGCTTTTCAGGGCTCGCAAAGTCGTGCTTGCCTTTGGGAGCAGCATCCCCAAGGAGCTTTCGGTGTATGGCGATGCCAAGATGGTTGCCAAGACCGTGGAAGACCCGACCAAATATGTGGGAGTCCGGACCCTGGTCATCGGCGGCGGCAACACCGCTGCCGATGTCATCATTTCCATACTCAAGGAAAAGCGGCAGCTAAACGACAACCAGCCGGTCTATTGGGCCCACATCTCGGAGAAGTTCGATGTGAACAAGGAAACAGCGCAACGGCTCGGGGAGGAGATCCTGCTGGGAGGGAACATCCGCCTGCTGCCCGGCGCGACACCGCGAATCGGCGAAGTCGATGACGAAGGGGTGGACCGCCTGGTCATCCGTATCAACGAGTTCAAGCAGCCCGACGGAATCGAGATCTACCATGCCATGAGCTTCCCCATGAAGCACGTCATTGCCTGCATCGGCTCGCAGGGACCGATCCCGATCTTCGACAAACTGGGGGTGCAGACCATTGCCTGCGCCGAAGGGGTCTGCCAGATTGCCAAAGAAGGAGACCGGCTGGTGCTCCTGACCGCAGAGTTCGAGTCCACACGCAAGGGGGTCTATGTCATCGGCGGTGCAATCTCGCCGTCCTACATGAAGATCAGCAGCGGCTCCATCCAGGAGGAGCGGCATCCAAACCTGATCTATACCGCACTGAACGACGCCTACCACGTAACCGAAGCTATCCGGAAGAAACTGGGGCGTTCAGAAGCAGGCACAAAGCCCTGA
- a CDS encoding YtxH domain-containing protein, translated as MNDKDKTIMVGAMMLVAGGIIGAGAALLYAPQSGKKTRQDIARYSRRVKRRAGDLVDDFSDSVSDMVEAVGEKASEILDKGKDLAHDAKKDLLHAIEDGQHKLEKQKNRLSKLIG; from the coding sequence ATGAACGACAAAGATAAAACAATAATGGTAGGTGCCATGATGCTGGTTGCAGGTGGGATCATCGGTGCCGGAGCGGCTCTGCTCTATGCTCCACAGTCGGGCAAGAAAACTCGCCAGGACATTGCCCGTTACAGCCGCAGGGTAAAGCGTCGTGCCGGCGACCTGGTGGATGATTTCAGCGACAGCGTCTCTGACATGGTGGAAGCGGTTGGCGAAAAGGCTTCGGAGATTCTGGACAAGGGGAAGGACCTGGCCCACGATGCCAAAAAGGATCTCCTGCACGCCATCGAAGATGGCCAGCACAAACTGGAGAAGCAAAAGAATCGTCTGTCCAAGTTGATCGGCTGA
- a CDS encoding DUF3047 domain-containing protein: MRLRLVAITAAICLILIPLAILAAGPLHVGSFSTGDLSGWSDKPFKGKTDYSLVEDSGHTVLKAHSSKAASGLIKKVSVDPRRFPLLRWSWKVEKIIQKEDIAKKGGDDFAARVYVVFPRTFFWRMRAINYVWSAKMTKGSFAPSPYTKNAMIVAVESGSDKVGSWVNEERNILDDYRKLFGEEPPEIGAVAVMTDTDDTREDITAYYGDIFLEDNPAPKTARTQ, from the coding sequence ATGCGCCTACGCTTGGTCGCCATCACTGCTGCCATCTGTCTGATCCTCATTCCCCTTGCCATCCTCGCCGCAGGACCGCTCCATGTGGGCAGTTTCAGTACCGGTGATCTCTCGGGCTGGTCTGACAAACCCTTCAAGGGCAAGACCGACTATTCCCTCGTTGAGGATAGCGGCCACACCGTTCTCAAGGCGCACAGCTCAAAGGCAGCATCCGGCCTTATTAAAAAGGTCTCCGTCGATCCCAGGCGCTTCCCCCTGCTCCGCTGGTCGTGGAAGGTTGAAAAAATCATTCAGAAGGAAGATATCGCCAAGAAAGGGGGAGACGACTTTGCCGCCCGTGTTTACGTGGTATTCCCCCGGACCTTTTTCTGGCGCATGCGGGCCATAAATTATGTCTGGTCGGCAAAAATGACAAAGGGCTCGTTTGCGCCGAGCCCCTATACCAAAAACGCCATGATTGTCGCGGTTGAATCGGGAAGCGATAAAGTCGGCAGCTGGGTGAATGAAGAGCGGAATATCCTGGATGACTATCGGAAGCTGTTCGGCGAAGAACCGCCGGAGATTGGCGCCGTTGCGGTCATGACCGACACAGACGATACCCGGGAAGACATCACTGCCTACTACGGGGATATCTTCCTGGAAGACAATCCAGCACCAAAAACTGCCCGCACTCAATGA